In the genome of Populus alba chromosome 11, ASM523922v2, whole genome shotgun sequence, one region contains:
- the LOC118031396 gene encoding endo-1,4-beta-xylanase 1-like, whose product MRRFLTCCFNSQATKTNLKQEYQQESRANMETQQNNNGNDHSETVSQNMIDSSNSNAPNIILNHDFSRGLNSWHPNCCDGFVLSADSGHSGFSTKPGSNYAVVSNRKECWQGLEQDITSRISPCSTYSISARVGVSGLVQYPTDVLATLKLEYQNSATSYLLVGKTSVSKEGWEKLEGTFSLATMPDRVVFYLEGPAPGVDLLIESVIITCSCPSECNNARPCAGDGDGNIILNPQFDDGLNNWSGRGCKIGIHDSIADGKIVPLSGKVFASATERSQSWNGIQQEITERVQRKLAYEATAVVRIFGNNVTSADIRATLWVQTPNLREQYIGIANLQATDKDWVQLQGKFLLNGSPKRVVIYIEGPPAGTDILVNSFVVKHAEKIPPSPPPVIENPAFGVNIIQNSNLSDGTNGWFPLGNCTLTVATGSPHILPPMARDSLGPHEPLSGRCILVTKRTQTWMGPAQMITDKLKLLLTYQVSAWVKIGSGANGPQNVNVALGVDNQWVNGGQVEINDDRWHEIGGSFRIEKQPSKVMVYVQGPAAGVDLMLAGLQIFPVDRESRFKHLRRQTDKIRKRDVTLKFSGGGSSSVLGTFIKVRQMQNSFPFGSCMSRTNLDNEDFVNFFVKNFNWAVFGNELKWYWTEAQQGNFNYSDADEMLDLCKKNNIEARGHCIFWEVDGTVQQWIKALNKNDMMTAVQNRLTGLLTRYKGKFSHYDVNNEMLHGSFYQDHLGKDIRANMFKTANQLDPSALLFVNDYHVEDGCDTRSSPEKYSEQILDLQEQGAPVGGIGIQGHIDSPVGPVVCSALDKLGILGLPIWFTELDVSSVNECVRGDDLEVMLREAYAHPAVDGIMLWGFWELFMSRDNAHLVNAEGELNEAGKRYLSLKKEWLSRAHGHIDEQGQFAFRGFHGTYVLEIETVSKKMTKTFVVDKGDSPLVVSIDL is encoded by the exons ATGAGGAGGTTTTTGACTTGCTGCTTCAACAGCCAAGCCACCAAGACAAATCTCAAGCAAGAATATCAACAG GAATCTAGGGCAAACATGGAGACCCAGCAGAATAATAACGGCAATGACCATTCCGAG ACTGTAAGCCAAAACATGATTGATTCAAGCAATAGCAATGCTCCCAATATCATATTGAACCATGATTTCTCCAGAGGACTAAATTCCTGGCATCCAAATTGCTGCGACGGCTTTGTGCTTTCAGCTGACTCAGGTCACTCAGGATTTTCAACAAAGCCTGGCAGTAATTATGCAGTTGTGTCGAATCGCAAGGAATGCTGGCAGGGCCTGGAGCAAGATATTACTAGCCGAATTTCTCCATGTTCCACTTATTCCATTTCCGCACGTGTTGGAGTATCTGGGCTTGTGCAGTACCCTACTGATGTGCTGGCAACCTTGAAACTGGAATACCAAAATTCAGCAACAAGCTATTTGCTCGTTGGAAA AACTTCGGTGTCAAAGGAAGGGTGGGAAAAATTGGAAGGCACATTCTCATTAGCAACCATGCCTGACCGTGTTGTTTTCTACTTGGAAGGGCCTGCTCCCGGGGTGGACCTGCTTATAGAATCAGTAATCATCACTTGTTCCTGTCCAAGCGAGTGCAAT aaTGCAAGACCCTGTGCTGGAGATGGAGACGGGAACATTATTCTGAACCCTCAGTTCGACGATGGCCTGAATAATTGGTCTGGAAGAGGCTGCAAGATTGGCATACATGACTCAATAGCAGATGGGAAAATTGTCCCTTTGTCTGGAAAAGTTTTTGCTTCAGCAACAGAGCGCTCACAGAGCTGGAATGGAATTCAGCAGGAAATAACTGAAAGAGTGCAGAGAAAGCTTGCTTATGAGGCTACTGCTGTAGTTCGTATATTTGGTAACAATGTCACTAGTGCTGATATACGGGCTACTTTATGGGTCCAAACACCAAATCTCCGAGAGCAATATATAGGCATTGCCAA TCTGCAGGCAACAGATAAGGACTGGGTGCAGTTGCAGGGAAAGTTCCTTCTAAATGGTTCGCCTAAAAGAGTTGTAATTTACATAGAAGGTCCACCTGCAGGCACTGATATTCTTGTCAATAGTTTTGTTGTGAAGCATGCAGAGAAAATCCCACCCTCTCCTCCTCCAGTTATTGAG AACCCTGCCTTTGGagttaatattattcaaaatagcAATCTGAGTGACGGAACCAACGGTTGGTTTCCTCTTGGCAATTGCACCCTTACTGTTGCAACTGGGTCACCGCACATACTCCCCCCAATGGCAAGAGATTCCCTTGGACCTCATGAACCGTTAAGTGGCCGCTGCATCCTTGTAACCAAACGCACTCAGACTTGGATGGGACCTGCACAGATGATCACTGATAAATTAAAACTCCTTTTGACATACCAGGTATCTGCTTGGGTTAAGATTGGTTCTGGGGCAAATGGCCCTCAAAATGTGAATGTTGCACTCGGTGTTGACAATCAATGGGTCAATGGAGGACAAGTCGAGATTAATGATGACAGATGGCATGAAATTGGTGGGTCCTTTAGAATTGAGAAGCAACCATCAAAGGTCATGGTTTATGTCCAAGGTCCAGCTGCAGGTGTAGACTTAATGCTTGCCGGACTTCAGATTTTCCCAGTGGACAGAGAGTCAAGGTTCAAACACTTGAGGAGGCAGACTGACAAG ATCCGAAAGCGTGATGTCACCCTAAAATTTTCTGGAGGGGGTTCAAGCAGTGTGCTTGGAACTTTCATCAAAGTCAGGCAAATGCAGAACAGCTTTCCTTTTGGGTCATGCATGAGCAGGACGAACTTGGACAACGAAgattttgttaatttctttGTGAAGAATTTCAATTGGGCTGTGTTTGGAAATGAGTTGAAGTGGTATTGGACAGAGGCACAACAGGGAAATTTCAACTACAGCGATGCTGATGAGATGTTGGATTTGTGTAAGAAGAACAACATAGAAGCCCGGGGTCATTGTATCTTCTGGGAAGTAGATGGTACAGTCCAGCAATGGATCAAGGCACTGAACAAAAATGACATGATGACAGCCGTTCAAAATCGTCTAACAGGCCTTCTAACACGCTACAAGGGGAAGTTCAGTCATTATGATGTGAACAATGAGATGCTCCATGGATCATTCTACCAAGATCATTTAGGTAAAGATATCCGAGCAAACATGTTCAAGACTGCAAATCAACTAGATCCATCTGCTTTGCTATTTGTGAATGATTATCATGTTGAGGATGGATGTGACACGAGATCATCTCCAGAGAAGTACAGTGAACAGATTCTTGATTTGCAAGAACAAG GTGCGCCTGTTGGAGGCATTGGAATTCAAGGACATATAGATAGTCCAGTCGGTCCTGTTGTTTGTTCTGCTCTTGATAAATTGGGTATTCTTGGTCTTCCAATATGGTTTACAGAGCTTGATGTGTCTTCTGTTAATGAATGTGTTAGAGGTGATGATTTGGAAGTTATGCTTCGAGAAGCGTATGCTCATCCTGCAGTGGATGGCATTATGCTCTGGGGATTTTGGGAGTTGTTCATGAGCCGAGACAATGCGCATCTGGTTAATGCAGAAGGTGAGCTCAATGAAGCTGGTAAAAGATACCTTTCTCTTAAAAAAGAGTGGCTGTCTCGTGCTCACGGGCACATTGACGAGCAAGGACAATTTGCATTTAGAGGCTTTCATGGAACCTACGTTTTGGAAATTGAAACCGTTTCCAAGAAGATGACGAAAACATTTGTTGTCGATAAGGGTGATTCTCCTCTGGTGGTATCCATAGACCTCTGA
- the LOC118031397 gene encoding endo-1,4-beta-xylanase 1-like — protein sequence MEIHFSSLALVSVVILHLVLSAESFPVYQATTTGSVGAGDDNVILNPRFEDGLNNWSGKGCKIELHKSMEDGKVFPQSGKFFASATNRTENWNGIEQDITGRVQRKVAYQVTAVVRIYVDNDTSAGVQITLWLQEPDFREQYISIANSQVTNKDWVQLQGEFLLNEAPSRLVIYLEGPSPGTDILVNSLVVKRAEKIPASARPFSKNATFGGNIIENSNLDDGTTGWFPLGNCALSVGTGSPHVLPPMARDSLGTYESLSGRYVIVTNRSDSWMGPAQLITDKLKLYLTYQVSAWVRIGPGATSPQIVNVALGVDGQWINGGEVEFNDDNWHEIGGSFRIEKQPSNVMVYVQGPASGVDLMVSGLQIFPVNRQVRFKYLKKQTDEIRKRDIILKFSRSESSNTAGNSVKVRQIKNSFPLGSCVTRTSMDNEKFVKFLVKSFNWAVFENELKWSWTEPQEGKFNYRDADELLDLCKSYNIEVRGHCIFWEMEYAIQSWVRSLNASGLMTAVQNRLTGLLTRYKGQFRHYDVNNEMLHGSFYPDRLGKDIQANMFKTSHELDPYATLFVNDYHIEDGSDIRSTPEKYIQQILDLQKQGAPVGGIGIQGHIGVPVGPIICSALDKLGTLGIPIWFTELDVSCPNEFVRADDLEVVLREAFAHPAVEGVILWGFWELYMSRKNAHLVNADGKINAAGKRFLSLKKEWLSHASGHIDELGEFRFRGFHGTYSVEFVSTTEKVNMTFVVDQGESPLVVSIDL from the exons ATGGAAATACACTTTTCATCTCTCGCTCTTGTTTCCGTTGTGATTTTGCATTTGGTTCTTTCTGCGGAATCATTTCCTGTCTACCAG GCCACAACCACAGGCTCCGTGGGTGCTGGAGATGATAACGTCATATTGAATCCTAGATTCGAGGATGGCCTTAACAATTGGTCTGGGAAAGGATGCAAGATTGAACTTCACAAATCCATGGAAGATGGAAAAGTCTTTCCGCAATCAGGGAAGTTCTTTGCTTCTGCAACAAATCGGACAGAAAATTGGAATGGAATCGAGCAGGATATCACTGGAAGAGTGCAACGAAAAGTTGCATATCAAGTTACTGCGGTGGTTCGAATATATGTTGACAATGACACCAGTGCTGGTGTACAAATCACATTGTGGCTTCAAGAACCTGATTTTCGTGAACAGTATATTTCCATTGCCAA TTCACAGGTAACAAATAAAGATTGGGTACAGTTGCAGGGAGAGTTCCTTCTTAACGAAGCCCCTTCAAGATTGGTGATATATCTAGAAGGCCCATCTCCAGGCACCGATATTCTTGTTAACAGTTTAGTAGTGAAGCGCGCTGAGAAAATTCCTGCTTCAGCACGACCATTTTCCAAG aaTGCTACTTTTGGAGGGAATATAATCGAGAACAGCAATCTTGATGATGGCACCACAGGTTGGTTTCCTCTCGGTAACTGTGCCTTGAGTGTTGGAACTGGTTCACCGCATGTGCTTCCTCCAATGGCAAGAGATTCTCTTGGAACTTATGAGTCTTTAAGTGGCCGTTACGTTATTGTAACTAATCGGTCAGATTCTTGGATGGGTCCTGCGCAATTGATCACTGATAAACTAAAACTCTACTTGACATATCAAGTGTCTGCCTGGGTTCGAATTGGTCCAGGAGCAACTAGTCCTCAAATTGTGAATGTTGCCCTTGGTGTGGATGGCCAGTGGATCAATGGGGGTGAAGTTGAGTTTAATGATGACAATTGGCATGAAATTGGTGGGTCCTTTAGAATTGAGAAGCAACCGTCCAATGTTATGGTTTATGTCCAAGGTCCTGCTTCTGGTGTTGACTTAATGGTTTCTGGTCTTCAAATTTTCCCCGTAAACCGGCAAGTCAGGTTTAAGTACCTGAAGAAGCAAACAGATGAG ATTCGGAAGCGTGATATCATTCTAAAATTCTCAAGATCAGAAAGTAGCAATACAGCTGGCAACTCTGTTAAAGTCAGAcagataaaaaatagttttcctTTGGGATCATGTGTAACCAGAACGAGCATGGACAATGAAAAGTTTGTTAAATTCCTGGTTAAAAGTTTTAACTGGGCTGTGTTTGAAAATGAACTAAAATGGTCCTGGACAGAACCACAAGAAGGTAAGTTCAACTACAGGGATGCTGATGAGTTGTTGGACTTGTGCAAGAGCTATAACATAGAAGTCCGAGGTCACTGCATCTTCTGGGAAATGGAGTATGCAATTCAATCATGGGTTAGATCCCTGAACGCAAGTGGCTTGATGACTGCCGTTCAGAATCGCCTAACAGGCCTTCTCACACGCTACAAGGGACAGTTCAGGCACTATGATGTGAACAATGAAATGCTGCACGGGTCTTTCTATCCGGATCGACTGGGAAAAGATATCCAAGCAAACATGTTCAAAACTTCCCATGAACTAGACCCATACGCCACCCTCTTTGTGAATGATTATCACATTGAGGATGGAAGTGACATCAGATCAACACCGGAGAAATACATACAACAAATTCTTGACCTCCAAAAACAAGGTGCACCAGTGGGAGGAATTGGTATCCAAGGTCATATTGGTGTTCCAGTTGGGCCAATTATATGTTCTGCTCTGGATAAATTGGGCACTCTAGGCATTCCAATCTGGTTTACTGAACTTGATGTGTCTTGTCCTAACGAGTTTGTCAGAGCAGATGATTTGGAAGTAGTGCTTCGTGAGGCATTTGCACATCCTGCAGTTGAAGGTGTGATTCTTTGGGGATTTTGGGAGTTGTACATGTCCAGGAAAAATGCACACCTCGTGAATGCAGACGGTAAAATCAACGCAGCTGGTAAGAGATTCCTTTCCCTCAAGAAAGAGTGGCTATCTCATGCTTCTGGACATATTGATGAGCTAGGAGAATTTAGATTTAGAGGATTCCATGGGACATACAGTGTGGAATTTGTTTCCACCACAGAGAAAGTTAACATGACATTCGTTGTTGACCAGGGTGAGTCGCCACTAGTTGTGTCCATTGACTTGTAG